The following nucleotide sequence is from Arvicola amphibius chromosome 1, mArvAmp1.2, whole genome shotgun sequence.
tcctttctcattctttcaAACCATTTAGCTTTAAAGTTTTCTGTCATGCTCTATCCCTGTCTTTGtcctttcctatttcttcttCATTCCATCTTCCATCAGAAATCTTTCACCTAAATGAGTTTTTGGTAGTTTTGTGTTTCTCAATAATAATTATTAGTATCTTAGATTTCAGTTTCATAGTTGCAACATGatatctgtctgtatgtctacCTATAATAAACTACTGTAAATATGGAAATCTATTAAATATACCTTTGTGTTTCATGGTAGTATCTTTTATAGACATGAAAGTTTACATATAAGTTTATTTATTCTGATTATGTATTGTAGATTAGGTATAAATGTACAATGAATtaagttatatgtgtatgtgtggggctTATAAGTTACTTGAATACAGGAGCTATGTCTAAAGAAATCAGAGTAAATTGTTCAATATTTTGGGAATGTGCTATAGTGAGTATTTGGGAACTGAATAATGTCTCTGGATACAGTAgttagtgatggaggagggtcatctgtctatgtgttactttcattggttaataaagaaactgccttggccctttaataggagagaaaattaggtaggcggagtagacagaacagaattgtgggaaaaagaaagcagagtcaccCTATGCCCTCCTGTggcataggaaaaaaaagaaagcagagtcaggcagacacctcaggcagacgccatagctctcctctttgagatggacgcaggctaagatacttccctgtaagacaccacctcatggtgctacacagattactaaatatgggttaaagcaagatgtgagcatTAGCCAATACAatgctggaactaatgggccaggcagtatttaaaagaatacagtttccatgtaattattttgggtaaagcttgCAGGTGATGGGAAGCGGCCAGCCACTTCTATCTTTCTACAAGTTAGTGAGTCTACTTCTTTGTGGGATCAGAGGTAGAAgagttttctattaaaaattaatacactGGAAAAAGTCATTGGTTGTTTACCAAattatttgctttcatctttagcAAACAGACTCAACATCATGAAGTCTCCTGTAAAAATTTAAGTGTATTCTAGTTAATGAGTACAATTGAAAGTCATATATAACACTTAGAAATCTCCCATGTCCTTCTCTGCTCATTCTATGCTCTTATCATGAGTAATACAGAAAGCATTTATAATAGAAACCACTAGTCATATGGTAAAATGACTATGAGGAGACAAAGATAGGATGTAAGATAGAAACTATTACATAAATgttgaaatgaaaaagcagattatattaaaatctgcatgagttacataaaacaaataattgaacaacacaaagaaaaggaaaaatttctGTACTTTGTTTCTTGATCACATAGTAGGTAGTCTTGCTTGATATCATTATTATGCAGAGCTCTCATGAGACAATTGGATGCTACAGAAAGAAGAGATTTGGTGGTATGTAAACAAAACAATGTCTTAGGTTTTCAAAATCATTTAACaccatatttatttatgaatCCTCGCATGACCTCCAAGTTAGAATTCAAATAATTTGACAAATAAAAGTAGAATAATTTTAGCTATGAAAtaaaggttatttttaatttcattcttgtAATGGTTGATATTGATATCAATTGAACAGGATCTAAAGTCATCTAAGAGCCTAGTCTCTGGGAATGATAATGATGGTTTatcttctgttttatgtttttttgtgattttttattaaaaatttccatttcctcccctcctcccatttcccttgcctctccccctccctctgcagtccaaagagcagtcagggtttcctgccctgtgggatgtccaaggtcctccccactctccccaggtccaggaaagtgagcatccaaacagactaggctcccagaAATCCCATCcgtgcagtagaatcaaaacccagtgccattgtccttggcttctcagtcagccctcattgtcagtcacattcagagagtcaggtttgatcacatgatccctcagtcccagtccatctggccttggtgatctcccattagatcagtcctattgtctcagtggatggacGCACctctcgaggtcctgacttccttactcatgttctccatccttctgctcctcatttggaccatgggagctcagtccagtgctccaatgtgggtctctatctccatccgttgccagatgaagtttctatggtgatagccaagatattcatcagtgtggctataggataaggccagttcaggcaccctgtcctctgctgcccaaggaataagctggggacatctccttggacacctgggaaaccctctagagtcaagtctcttgacaaccctaaaatggctcccttaattatctacttccctgctcccacatccactcctcctccatcccaaccatcccattcccccaagttctccccatccccccattctcccttctctctccccatctccccttatccccaccttacccccatccctgtgctcccaacccctgcccagccatcttgtccacttccaatatccaggaggataactatatgtttttctttgggttcactttctctaggatcacgaattataggctcaatgtcctttatttatgactagaatctactaatgagtgagttcataccatattcatctttttgggtatgggttatctcactcagtaaagtgtttttttattccatccatgtgcatgcaaaattcaagatgtcattgttttttaccactgagtagaactctaaagtgtgtatgtgccacacctttatccattcttctattgaggggcacctaggttgtttccaggttctggctattacaaaaagtactgctatgaacatagttgaacaaatgcttttgtagtatgattgggcatctcttgggtatattcccaagagtggaatttctgcatcttgaggtagattgactcccagtttcctgagaaaccaccacactgatttccaaagtggttgcgttgcacaaatttgcattcccaccaacaatggatgagtgtaccccttactccacattatctccagcataggctatcattggtgtttttgattttagccgttctgacaggtgtaagatggtatctcagagttgtcttgatttgcatttctctggtcgctaaggaggttgaacatgcccttaagtgtcttttggccatttgaactttttctgttgagaattctctgttcagttcagtaccccatttttaattgggttattaagagttttaatgtctagtttcttgatttctatatatatattggagatgagacctttgtctgatgtggggctggtggAGATCTTCTCCCAAtaagtaggttgcctttttgttttgacagtgccctttgctttacagaagcttctcactttcaggaggtcccatttattcattgttgctcttactgTCTATGCTACcagggtttattttattgtttatcttttgGTGATTTAGGCCCAGATTATTTAGTTTTACCACAGGTCTCTCTGCTATCTTGTCTCTTACTCTTGGTTTCCCAAATACCATCATGTAATGCACCCATCTTGTGTAATGGTCATTATGTCAAATACAATATTTGATAGTTATTTCCACAAGCTTTGTGCAACCACTGCCCTAGCATACTTTTTTTCTGGAAGGAAAGATTGTGAAtcaaaggtttttgtttggtttgttgtttgaatttttctttagaTAGACCACATAGTACTTTTTCCATGGCAGAGACATTAGAAAATaggaatgaaggttctatgcagGCACCAGTTTGACTTCTCCACTTTCAAtttgttgtgtgggtgttgtctttctttcttgttctgtatTCTAATTCTTCTGTCCTATCTGATTATAATATCTCAGCTCTAATTCTCTGTTTTAATTCTAATTCTTATCCTAATTATTtgctgccttcttcttcttcttcttcttcttcttcttcttcttcttcttcttcttcttcttcttcttcttcttctaattattattattattattattattattattattattattattattattacaatatcTGCTAATTCCTGGGATCCCTCTGATCCAAATTCTGCTCCAGCTTCTATAAACTATCTTTGTTCTTACCCAGCCCTATAGACCCACAAAATCTTGATGGTATAGAGAGTATCCAGATAACCTACATAAAGAGACAAGAGAAGTTTATTGTTCTTATTCCCTAGCACATTCACCAAAAGTTGCAAGCTCTACATACCTTTATATAGGATCTTTACAGCTATTGCTCTAAGCAGTTAAACCAAAGAGGAGACCCAAGCCTCTAAATTATAAGTCCTAGGGCTCAATGCTTAGCAGAGATGCCAAAGGAGGTTTGTCTTCCTCTGGAACTTGGTTAATTATTTTTCCTCAGAGTAAGATACAAGCAGTAAATCTGAACTAAAATAATCAGTAAAATGAGGAAAAGGTGAGCATGAGCAATTTGGAATGTTTTAATGCAAGGTTAGTTTTGTATCATCACATTTTTATCTATAATGATGTAAAATGAGGGCAGGATTTTTTTATCTCTCTGAGCAGCTATGAATCAACAACTTTGGGCATGTAGTTATTCCATGTACTTGGATATCTGGGAATGTTTGAAGTGGAATAATTTGCCTGGTCCTAAAACATTTCCCAAATGCCTGccaataaagataattgcagaaaAGCAGATATCTACATTTACATAAGAGAGAGGAACAAAGGCATGGTAGTGGGAAGCTGGTATTTTAACTGTGTGATTGTTTTCAGACATAGCTAGGGAATGCAATCAGTAAATCACAAAGGTATAGAGGAAATTGTGTCCGGTAATGATCAAATATTTTGGGAGATGAATCCCAAATTTGTAACAAATGGGGATAAGCTAGAGTGAGAAATTGACAGCaacagccactttattcacaagaCAATAATTCCATCATGTCTTGCCTTTTGACTTAATCCTCCAAACAAATTACCTGACTCTCATGGATTAAATTTGTGAAATGAGACTAATTATTTACTAAATGATTCTGCAGTTTATAACAATTCCCATCATGAACAACAATCCTCTACCATTGTACCTAATCCTCTCATTTAGATCACCCCTCATGTCTCCAGACCATCATTTACATCTGTGTTATTTCCCATTCCCTGGATGATCTATGTGATCCACCCAAAGATTCTTCTTCTATACCTGTCCTCTCTGTATCTTCAGATTTTGTCTTGATGGCTAATATCCACCTATAAGTGGAAATACCCCTAATTTATGTTTCTGGATTTGGGTTGCCTCACTTGATTACCATccatttatttgtaaatttaataATGTCACGTTCCTAATAGCTATTTAGTACACAATTGTTTAAATTTATCATATTCTCTTTATCCACTTTTCTGTTGAGagaaatctaggttgtttccagttcctttTATTATCAATAGAGCTACAATGAACATGACTGAAAATAAATGCTGTTATATTGTAAgtaacatcctttggatatatgtccaCAAGTGGTATAGCTGAATCAGGATGTAGACCCCTTTCCAGctctctgagaaacagccacCCTGATTTTCACAGAGGCTATACAAGTTTGAATTCCCACCATCAATGAAGAAGTGTTCCTCTTATTTCATATTCTTGGTAGCATGGATTGTCATTTGAGTTTTTGAACTTTTCTGTTCTGGATGATGTAATGTGGAATCTCACACTACTGCTGGTTAATGATGTTGaaaattttgtatgtatttttgacCCTTTGTGTTTTTTCAATTGTGAACCTTCTATTTAGTTTCATTAcccttttttattggattacttgaTGTTTGATATCcagtttctttaattatttatatgttttagatATTTGTCCTCTGTTAAATTTGAAGGTGATTATTACTGTATTTCCACATTTATACTAATATTAACATAAAACTCACATGATATTAAATCATAGTTTTATTGATCTTGAATTGACATGACTGATTTTCTAGAATTTCCACAATTAATTTATCAATGTAGGAAGTATTTGAGTATCtatgtaaaagaaaatgtatggaGTACTAAAGATGGAACTCTGAATAAATCATAGCTTGGTTCTGTCACAGTTTAAGAAGAGTTATGAATTCATAAACAAAAATTACAATGATTATGTATTGATTGGTGTTATGAAAGGTACATCAGGCAAAGTATGCACTTGTGTTTCAAATATCATGTAGAAGTTTATTGATGCCTCAAAGATCTGTTTCAGGAAAGATATTATTTAATTAGCAAACTAAAGAAGGTAAGGGACTTAGTGTGTGCAAAGTAACTGTAGATGGTAAGATTCTAAGACAGAAACATGCTTAGAGTTGTCTATGAGTACAAAGGATTTAATATGAATAAAATGGGTAGGATGCATATCAATGTTAACAGATTATATACATAAATTGCCATTAAACTAATGGTACTAATCATTTCAAAATTCCAGATAATAAAGTTATTGTTAATTTTAATGGAGtgccattgtttttgttttagtaaatGTGAAAGGAGAATAGTTACAAGCTTAAGGATAAAGTAACTCAGATTTTACCcttttcaaatactttaaaattttatcatgtattttaatataaaataactcAGTAGTATATTAAATATTTCCTATTTGTCTATTATAATTTTGACATCTATTGACATGTTCTACAAATAGCATGGAttccataaaatataatttatatataaaccaTGATGTATTTTTAGTcttatgctttattattttataagcttTATTGTAAAACACTTGCCAATACATGTAAACATCATACACCAAATTTAGCTAGACTCAAAGTCTATGTGCTTATATATTTATCAATAGAAAGACATAATGAAATTATTAGGTAacttttttaagttttccacatGATCATTAATATTTAAGTAATCAAAGGCTATTAATGATTAATCAATGTGCATCAGTAAGGTACTAAACCTAAACATAGCTTTGACCTTTGAACAATTCTCTTAACTGCATTTTTAACTTCattgttcctcaggctgtagaccACAGGATTCAGCATGGGAATAACCATAGTATAAAACACAGAGACAAATTTATCTGTGTCCATGGAATGACTGGAACTTGGCTTTAAGTACATTATGGTGACAGTCCCATAAAATGTGAAAACTGCAATGAGGTGAGAAGCACATGTAGAAAATGCCTTCTGGTATCCATCACCTGAATGcatcttcaaaatatttataaatatgagtAGGTAGGAAATCAAGataacaagaaaagcaaacatgATGTGAAAGCTAGACATAAGAATAAGAATCATCTCATTCATGCGTTTATCAGAGCAACCTAGAACCCTCACTGCTGGAATATCACAAAAAAAGTGATTAATCACATTGTATACACAAAAATGGAGGGAGAATGTGTCTCCGGTTTGTATAGAAGCATTCAAAATGCCAAAGGTATAGGAGCCAATAGCTAGCcaaatacatacatgttttgTCATAGTGGCAGTGTAATATAAGGGTTTACACACCGCAGCATAGCGATCATATGCCATTGAAGCTAAAATGTAGCTATCAACTGTGGCAAAGAACACAAAGAAGAACATCTGAACAGCACAGTCATTGTAGGAAATTACATTGTTTCCTGTAAGGAGTCCAGTGATGACCTTTGGTGTGACTGTTGAGGAAGAACCAAAGTCTACCAAGGACAGATtactgaggaagaagtacatgggtgtaTGGAGATGAGCATCTAGCAAAATGAGAAGGATCATTGCAAGATTCCCAACCAAAGTGGTGATATAGATGAATGTGAACatcacaaagagaaaaatgtgaaacCCCGGAGCTTTGGTTAATCCCAGGAGGATAAATTCACTCACTTCTGTGTTGTTCATGCTGTATTTCTGGATCCACAGAATGTTCTTCAAAatggacaaaaataaaaacaacggCTCAAATGCCTAGAAAATTATATGCAGAGATACACTTAGTGTCTTCAATCCTGCTAAGCTGGTTCTATATAATTTCCATATCGATATGAACCTATAGCATCAAGAAGTTTGTAGAACCATAGAAATTTATATAGGCATTCACAGAGAGTACAGAATGCCAAACAAGTTAAGCAGTAACTTTTAGGATGTTCTATTTATGAATTTAGATGCCTTTAAGTTCATGCAGTTCATATTCAGTTATTACATTTGATATACACAGATAAATGCTTAAACtagattatagtataatttaCAAATATCTGAATagtacatttattaaaataatcatgCCATCCCAGTTTAGTTCAACCGGCAAAGATGATTCTTTAAAGAAGATATACTATCGAATATATAATGTGTATGatagggaaaaatattttttgaatttttttttcatgtttttttttatatttaaaaatttccatcttctcccctcctcttccctcttccctcccctcccctccacccaaaatATTCAATCAtacctttttatttacttatagaGATATTGGTTTGCATCCAACTTCTCTATCCATAAGTAATTTATAGATTGCATTGGGTCTATCTAGGTGATTCTTGGAAAATTTAAATAAGGTAACGAATGAGAATGGGTTGATAAGTAATAattgtataattaatattagaCTGGGGATGATGTTTTTCCTGGGTAGGAGAGGTAAGATCCTTAGGCTTCAAGATCTAGGTGAATTTTGAAAATAGACAGCACCGCATCATGATTTTCCATTACCCACATGCTATgtcctctcatctctcctctttttctagTATTTTGGTAATATTCCTTCATCTAAAATATAGGAGAGCATGTTAGTCATTCTTATGAGCAATAACAAATCAAGTTATCGTGAACTAATTCattatttgaatttatattttagcTTGTGTTCAAAGATTTCCTTTGAACACTGTCCTTCATTCTTCTTCTCTTGTCCCAGCTGCAATATATTCCATATGTCGGATCTTCAATTATTTATTGTTGTCAATGTCTCACCGACAGAATAGCTTAAAGTAAGAATGTTTTCTGATTAAATATGTGCTGTGATATATGATGTATGCTGTTTCCATTGGTCCCATATAGACTATCCAGAACACTCTCAACTACATAGTCAAGTTAAGGCAAAAAGACACAAGTACCTCGGCTTAGAGTGTGGACTTTTGGAGAGCCATTTGTCAAGCtattaaaacaataagaaaagtatgaaaaaatatattagaaaatttgtgtatattttgatTATTGATACAGAGAAATCACATCACTCCCATTTATAGTTATAGTGTTGTATAAAGAAATATTGTTTTTTACataatgaagttttattttactttaaaattagattataatatagttaaaACATTTCTCTTTACCTTTCCTCCATTAAAACTATCTCAGATTACCCTCTCCTTTCTTGTTCAAATTCAGGTCTTgaagaatgttgtatatatacaaGTTTATCAAAATAAGGAAGGAGAGTTactgtgtatgaatatatacatataaaagtatGAAGacacaaatattcaaataaatgttGATATATGTACTAAT
It contains:
- the LOC119805445 gene encoding olfactory receptor 5B17-like, with the protein product MNNTEVSEFILLGLTKAPGFHIFLFVMFTFIYITTLVGNLAMILLILLDAHLHTPMYFFLSNLSLVDFGSSSTVTPKVITGLLTGNNVISYNDCAVQMFFFVFFATVDSYILASMAYDRYAAVCKPLYYTATMTKHVCIWLAIGSYTFGILNASIQTGDTFSLHFCVYNVINHFFCDIPAVRVLGCSDKRMNEMILILMSSFHIMFAFLVILISYLLIFINILKMHSGDGYQKAFSTCASHLIAVFTFYGTVTIMYLKPSSSHSMDTDKFVSVFYTMVIPMLNPVVYSLRNNEVKNAVKRIVQRSKLCLGLVPY